A part of Carassius carassius chromosome 4, fCarCar2.1, whole genome shotgun sequence genomic DNA contains:
- the LOC132139658 gene encoding zinc finger matrin-type protein 5-like isoform X1, which produces MKSGQRSHAETFFRQTEYIVAISCQSDEKRQKEDPDQDGSSNERCIDEWLSRGEKKLAALTSGRVLKTEEEECVENIEIPPYLLSIPDLPPFLHPPTTGGWRVTQ; this is translated from the exons ATGAAGAGCGGACAAAGGAGCCATGCAGAAACTTTCTTCAGACAG ACGGAGTACATTGTGGCAATTTCATGTCAGTCAGATGAAAAGCGGCAGAAGGAAGACCCTGACCAAGATGGATCATCTAATGAGCGCTGCATTGATGAATGGCTTTCCAGAGGAGAGAAGAAACTGGCTGCTTTGACATCAGGAAG AGTTTTAAAGACTGAAGAGGAAGAATGTGTTGAAAACATTGAGATACCTCCGTATTTGCTGTCTATTCCAGATCTTCCTCCATTTCTTCATCCCCCAACAACTGGTGGTTGGAGAGTGACACAATGA
- the LOC132139658 gene encoding zinc finger matrin-type protein 5-like isoform X2: protein MKSGQRSHAETFFRQSDEKRQKEDPDQDGSSNERCIDEWLSRGEKKLAALTSGRVLKTEEEECVENIEIPPYLLSIPDLPPFLHPPTTGGWRVTQ from the exons ATGAAGAGCGGACAAAGGAGCCATGCAGAAACTTTCTTCAGACAG TCAGATGAAAAGCGGCAGAAGGAAGACCCTGACCAAGATGGATCATCTAATGAGCGCTGCATTGATGAATGGCTTTCCAGAGGAGAGAAGAAACTGGCTGCTTTGACATCAGGAAG AGTTTTAAAGACTGAAGAGGAAGAATGTGTTGAAAACATTGAGATACCTCCGTATTTGCTGTCTATTCCAGATCTTCCTCCATTTCTTCATCCCCCAACAACTGGTGGTTGGAGAGTGACACAATGA
- the LOC132139657 gene encoding calcium-binding protein 7-like, which produces MPVRAVTSRFMYRGLCSIPDILSYRTPVSLPEDEVEEIREAFKVFDRDGNGFISKQELGVAMRSLGYMPNEVELEVIIQRLDMDGDGQVDFEEFVALLGPKLSSAGMPDRFHGAEFDSIFWKCDMQKLTVDELKRLLYDTFCDHLTMKDIENIIMTEESHLNSPECQVDIDTSPMQQVKHTCVRKSLICAFAIAFIISVMLIAANQMLRRGMK; this is translated from the exons ACTTTGCTCAATTCCAGATATCCTCTCCTACAGGACTCCTGTCAGCCTCCCCGAGGATGAAGTGGAGG AGATCCGTGAAGCCTTTAAGGTGTTTGATCGTGATGGGAACGGATTCATCTCAAAACAGGAGCTAGGAGTGGCCATGCGGTCTCTTGGTTACATGCCAAATGAAGTGGAGCTGGAGGTGATCATTCAGAGACTGGACATGGATG GTGACGGTCAGGTTGATTTTGAAGAGTTCGTGGCACTTCTTGGACCAAAACTGTCTTCAGCCGGTATGCCTGACAGATTTCACGGAGCCGAGTTTGACTCCATATTCTGGAAG TGTGACATGCAAAAGCTGACTGTGGATGAGCTGAAGAGACTCCTGTATGACACCTTCTGTGACCATCTGACTATGAAAGACATCGAGAACATCATCATGACTGAGGAGAGTCACTTAAACAGCCCCGAGTGCCAAGTAGATATTGACA cAAGTCCCATGCAACAAGTCAAGCACACCTGTGTGCGCAAGAGCTTGATTTGTGCCTTCGCCATTGCATTCATCATCAGCGTCATGCTCATCGCAGCCAATCAGATGCTTCGAAGAGGAATGAAATAG